DNA sequence from the Pseudophryne corroboree isolate aPseCor3 chromosome 6, aPseCor3.hap2, whole genome shotgun sequence genome:
AGTGACGTTGAGCTAACATGGCAGAAACTGCACCAGCCGTCGCCGCTGTCCCGCCGTCAGAGGGcgcagccaaaaagaagaggcagccgaagAAAGCTGCAGGGGGAGCCAAGAAAAGCGGCAAGTCTTCCGGGCCCAGCGTTTCCGAGCTGATCTTAAAGGCCGTGGCCGCCTCCAAGGAGCGCAGTGGAGTTTCTCTTgccgccctgaagaaggctctggctGCCGGAGGCTACGATGTGGAGAAGAATAACAGTCGCATCAAAGTGGGGGTGAAAGGATTGGTGACCAAAGGAACTCTCACCCAAGTGAAAGGCACCGGAGCTTCCGGCTCCTTCAAGCTCAATAAGAATCAGCTGGAGAGCAAGAAGGCCGCCCTGAAGCCCAAGAAACCAGCGGCAAAGAAAGTGGCCAAGTCCCCGAAGAAGCCCAAGAGAGCT
Encoded proteins:
- the LOC134934949 gene encoding histone H1B-like produces the protein MAETAPAVAAVPPSEGAAKKKRQPKKAAGGAKKSGKSSGPSVSELILKAVAASKERSGVSLAALKKALAAGGYDVEKNNSRIKVGVKGLVTKGTLTQVKGTGASGSFKLNKNQLESKKAALKPKKPAAKKVAKSPKKPKRAPSAAKSPKKVKKPTKAAAAKSPKKPKAAKPKKAAKKAAKPKAAKSPAKKAAKPKAAKSPAKKVAKPKKAAAKK